A single Thermogemmatispora onikobensis DNA region contains:
- the atpH gene encoding ATP synthase F1 subunit delta yields MLKGAIARRYAEAIFTIARQQQTIDRTLDEVRSIAELFAQRKMAYLLSEPKIPLARKEQALRQALASRVLPTSLNLALLVVQRNLVELMPNIARELEQLVLRYKNQAIAEVITAAPLDEAALQRVKQALERRTGKEIILQTKVEPEILGGIIARVGDEVIDASVQHRLATLQQRLLQETAAHSSELLASLELPAELATVNDPPARDRPEPTRTQ; encoded by the coding sequence ATGCTTAAGGGAGCGATCGCACGCCGCTACGCTGAAGCTATCTTCACTATCGCGCGGCAGCAGCAGACGATTGATCGCACTCTCGACGAAGTGCGCTCCATCGCTGAATTGTTTGCCCAGCGCAAGATGGCCTATCTGCTGAGCGAGCCGAAAATCCCCCTGGCGCGCAAGGAGCAGGCGCTGCGTCAGGCGCTTGCGTCGCGGGTTCTGCCGACGTCGCTCAATCTCGCATTGCTGGTGGTCCAGCGTAATCTGGTCGAGTTGATGCCGAATATTGCGCGCGAACTCGAACAGCTCGTACTTCGGTATAAGAACCAGGCAATCGCCGAGGTGATTACGGCGGCGCCTCTCGATGAGGCCGCGCTTCAGCGTGTGAAGCAGGCGTTAGAGCGAAGAACTGGAAAAGAGATTATCCTGCAGACAAAGGTCGAGCCGGAGATTCTGGGAGGGATCATCGCCCGCGTCGGCGATGAGGTCATCGATGCCAGCGTCCAGCATCGGCTGGCTACCCTTCAGCAGCGCTTGCTGCAGGAGACTGCCGCCCATAGCTCTGAACTGCTGGCTTCGCTGGAATTGCCCGCCGAATTGGCGACGGTCAACGATCCACCAGCCAGGGACCGCCCTGAGCCGACACGCACTCAGTAG
- a CDS encoding response regulator transcription factor, producing the protein MSTPVIRLLLCEDQTLMRQGLRTILDLEPGMEVVGEAANGEEAVRRYRELRQAGQGPDIVLMDIQMPLMSGVEATAAILSAYPEAKIIILTTFDYDDYVFESIKAGAAGYVLKDLPAEELAATIRRVAQGEPFIQPSIASKLLIEFGRREKGSQSQLQSSEGVREELSTREREVLRLLAQGASNREIAQQLCLAEGTVKNHVSNILSKLQVTNRTQAASKARERKLI; encoded by the coding sequence TTGTCGACACCAGTTATCCGGCTGCTCCTCTGCGAGGACCAGACGCTGATGCGCCAGGGCCTGCGCACCATTCTCGATCTGGAACCAGGCATGGAGGTTGTGGGCGAGGCCGCGAACGGCGAGGAGGCGGTCAGGCGCTACCGAGAGCTGCGACAGGCCGGTCAGGGACCAGACATTGTCTTGATGGATATCCAGATGCCCCTCATGAGCGGGGTTGAAGCAACCGCCGCTATCTTGAGCGCCTACCCGGAGGCAAAGATCATCATCCTGACCACCTTCGACTACGACGACTACGTCTTCGAGTCCATCAAAGCCGGGGCGGCGGGCTACGTGCTCAAGGACCTGCCCGCCGAAGAGCTGGCGGCCACCATCCGCCGGGTTGCTCAGGGGGAGCCGTTCATTCAACCGAGTATCGCCAGCAAGCTGCTCATCGAGTTTGGCCGGCGAGAAAAAGGGAGCCAGAGCCAGCTCCAGAGCAGCGAAGGCGTGAGAGAGGAGCTGAGCACCCGCGAGCGAGAAGTCCTGCGATTACTGGCCCAGGGAGCCAGCAATCGCGAGATCGCCCAACAACTCTGTCTGGCCGAGGGTACCGTCAAAAACCACGTTTCCAACATCTTGAGCAAGCTGCAGGTGACTAACCGTACCCAGGCCGCGAGCAAGGCCCGCGAGCGCAAGCTCATCTGA
- the atpF gene encoding F0F1 ATP synthase subunit B: MTLILAASPLEGLGINTFAFLSQLVSFIIVLILLRKWALPIVQRMLDRRAAIIREGIENAERAREELKNATARAEQLLAEARREAQEVIANAQRAAEREARRIEEEALARARQIEQQQVERIRQEAARARADLSRLVVNLSIAAAGKVISKSVDSSDNRRLVEEFVNASQATKGQ, from the coding sequence GTGACTTTGATTCTCGCAGCGAGTCCGCTAGAGGGCCTGGGTATCAATACCTTTGCTTTCCTCTCGCAGCTCGTTAGCTTCATCATCGTGTTGATTCTTCTGCGCAAGTGGGCTTTGCCCATTGTTCAGCGCATGCTTGATAGACGCGCCGCCATTATCCGCGAGGGCATCGAGAACGCCGAGCGAGCGCGGGAGGAGCTGAAGAATGCCACCGCCCGCGCAGAGCAGCTGCTGGCGGAGGCACGTCGCGAGGCCCAGGAGGTCATCGCTAACGCCCAGCGCGCCGCCGAGCGCGAGGCCCGTCGCATCGAGGAGGAGGCCCTGGCGCGCGCCCGCCAGATCGAGCAGCAGCAGGTTGAGCGTATCCGCCAGGAGGCCGCCCGCGCTCGTGCCGACCTGAGTCGCCTGGTGGTCAACCTCTCAATCGCTGCCGCCGGTAAAGTGATCAGTAAGTCCGTCGATAGCAGTGATAACCGCCGCCTGGTTGAAGAGTTCGTCAACGCCAGCCAGGCTACGAAGGGACAGTAA
- a CDS encoding DegV family protein translates to MAVRIVTDSTADLPKERAAALGISVVPLKVIFGNEEYLDGVNLDTEGFFKKLAESKDFPRTSQPTPADFLAVYQRLIEEGAEAILSVHLSAKFSGTYQSACAARAALPAELQHIPIEVVDSESISLGIGMSVMHAAEEAQRGDDLASIKERLISRLRRTRILGVLDSLEHLRRGGRIGRASAFLGTMLSFKPIIGIQAGEVVPVERPRTRAKAYERVAQLFQEASPVEEVVIVESSDELGEQLAAAMKTVYPQPIPRYKLGAVLGTHTGPGTVGIIFMSAQ, encoded by the coding sequence ATGGCCGTCCGCATCGTCACCGATAGCACGGCGGATCTGCCTAAAGAACGGGCCGCGGCCCTGGGAATCAGCGTTGTTCCCCTCAAGGTTATTTTTGGCAATGAAGAGTATCTGGACGGGGTCAATCTGGATACAGAGGGCTTTTTCAAAAAGCTGGCGGAGAGTAAGGATTTTCCCCGTACCTCACAGCCAACACCCGCCGACTTCCTCGCCGTCTACCAGCGCTTGATCGAAGAAGGCGCCGAGGCCATTCTCTCGGTCCATCTGTCAGCCAAATTCAGCGGAACCTACCAGTCGGCCTGCGCCGCTCGGGCGGCCTTGCCGGCGGAGCTGCAACACATCCCTATCGAGGTCGTGGATTCCGAGAGCATCAGCCTGGGGATCGGGATGTCGGTCATGCACGCCGCCGAAGAGGCCCAGCGCGGCGACGATCTGGCTTCCATTAAAGAACGCCTGATCAGTCGCTTGCGCCGCACACGCATCCTGGGCGTGCTGGATAGCCTGGAGCATCTGCGCCGCGGGGGACGCATCGGACGCGCCAGCGCCTTCCTGGGCACGATGCTGAGCTTCAAGCCGATTATCGGCATTCAGGCCGGCGAGGTGGTGCCGGTCGAACGCCCACGCACACGCGCCAAAGCCTATGAGCGGGTGGCTCAGCTCTTCCAGGAAGCCAGCCCGGTGGAAGAGGTGGTCATCGTGGAATCAAGCGACGAATTGGGCGAGCAGCTCGCCGCAGCCATGAAGACAGTCTACCCTCAGCCAATTCCACGCTATAAGCTGGGCGCCGTCCTCGGTACCCACACAGGACCCGGCACCGTCGGTATTATCTTTATGAGCGCACAGTAA
- a CDS encoding D-2-hydroxyacid dehydrogenase → MSQHQSLKVLCTFPFDEEALGKIREAAQGEVVLATQDEELAAQAGDVEVICGFWLPKNIRQLAPRLRWLQFAGAGVDGLRDTGLLDSASGVMVTTATGIHASTIGEYVFGSMIMFNRSWPELVRLQDRRIWGNTAWYHLRTLELYGQTLGIIGVGHIGRYVARLGRAFGMRVLGVRRSARGGEQDQDVERYYTFSQLREMLPLCDYVVIATPLTPETERLIGEPELRAMRRTAYLVNVARGRVIDEQALIRALSEGWIAGAGLDVTEVEPLPQDSPLYSLPNVILTPHISGESIHYGARLASLFADNLQRYRRGEPLRNRYDPERGY, encoded by the coding sequence GTGAGTCAACATCAGAGTCTGAAAGTGCTCTGTACCTTCCCCTTCGATGAAGAAGCGCTGGGGAAGATTCGCGAGGCGGCCCAGGGCGAAGTTGTGCTGGCCACACAGGACGAGGAGCTGGCGGCGCAGGCGGGGGATGTCGAGGTCATCTGTGGCTTCTGGTTACCCAAGAACATCCGTCAGCTTGCCCCGCGTCTGCGTTGGCTCCAGTTCGCTGGCGCGGGCGTTGATGGCCTGCGTGACACGGGTCTGCTTGATTCTGCCAGTGGAGTGATGGTAACCACTGCCACTGGAATCCATGCCTCAACTATTGGGGAGTATGTCTTTGGCAGCATGATCATGTTCAATCGTTCCTGGCCCGAGCTGGTACGTCTGCAGGATCGCCGTATTTGGGGCAACACCGCCTGGTATCATCTGCGCACGCTAGAACTCTATGGGCAGACGCTGGGAATCATTGGCGTGGGCCACATTGGGCGCTACGTTGCGCGCCTGGGACGGGCTTTCGGCATGCGCGTCTTGGGAGTGAGGCGCTCGGCCAGGGGTGGCGAGCAGGACCAGGATGTCGAGCGCTATTATACGTTCAGCCAGTTGCGTGAGATGCTGCCGCTGTGTGACTATGTTGTGATTGCGACGCCGCTCACCCCTGAGACGGAGCGCTTGATCGGCGAGCCGGAGCTACGTGCTATGCGCCGAACCGCTTATCTGGTCAATGTCGCTCGTGGGCGAGTCATCGACGAACAGGCCCTGATTCGCGCCCTGAGCGAGGGCTGGATTGCCGGGGCAGGTCTCGATGTAACTGAAGTGGAGCCGCTTCCCCAGGACAGCCCGCTCTACTCGCTACCCAATGTCATTCTAACGCCCCATATTTCGGGTGAAAGCATTCACTATGGTGCCCGGCTGGCCTCGCTCTTTGCCGATAACCTCCAACGTTATCGCCGTGGCGAGCCGCTACGCAATCGCTATGATCCAGAGCGCGGTTACTGA
- the atpE gene encoding ATP synthase F0 subunit C produces the protein MSQLAVALAIGLGAIGPGLGIGIAAGQAASAIGRNPEAEPQIRINMILGLVFAEAIAIYALVIAILLQFVK, from the coding sequence ATGTCGCAGTTAGCTGTCGCTTTGGCTATCGGTCTGGGGGCTATTGGCCCGGGTCTGGGCATCGGAATCGCTGCCGGTCAGGCGGCCTCGGCTATCGGGCGCAATCCCGAGGCGGAGCCGCAGATCCGTATCAATATGATTCTGGGTCTGGTCTTCGCCGAGGCCATTGCCATTTACGCACTGGTCATCGCCATCCTGCTCCAGTTCGTGAAGTAA
- a CDS encoding AtpZ/AtpI family protein — protein MSKKPPPTLWEIVGPVGGLGFTIAVPIAAGAILGHYLDGVLRTAPLCILLGLLLGLITGIYGAYRLFKTFFSSMR, from the coding sequence ATGAGTAAGAAGCCTCCCCCCACCCTGTGGGAAATCGTGGGGCCAGTGGGAGGATTGGGGTTCACGATTGCAGTCCCCATTGCTGCAGGAGCCATTCTCGGTCACTACCTGGATGGCGTGTTGCGTACCGCACCGTTGTGTATACTTCTCGGGCTGCTGCTTGGCCTGATTACGGGAATATACGGCGCGTACCGTTTATTTAAAACCTTCTTCTCAAGCATGAGATAG
- a CDS encoding phosphatase PAP2 family protein, whose translation MSRLFPETALDRAGGRQALAQQDSQAFADPQALRREPSARVLRLARGISLLCSPAAVSVPFVLLVALYRSSSLWPSLGFALLTLGFVCAGPLFYVLLAMRLGLVSDLDLTRRHERWHPFLVSLLSYGLGLLLLLLLHAPRSLELALSLTLLVGGLLLLITLWWKISIHAATLAGAATVLTVLYGLVFLPSFLLLVLVCWSRVALGRHTPAQVISGALLSMGLALGLLLLVGL comes from the coding sequence ATGTCCAGATTGTTCCCAGAAACTGCCCTCGATAGGGCTGGCGGGCGCCAGGCTCTCGCTCAGCAAGACTCCCAGGCGTTCGCTGATCCTCAAGCACTGAGGCGTGAGCCTTCAGCACGTGTTTTGCGCCTCGCGCGCGGCATTTCATTGTTGTGTTCACCGGCTGCTGTCTCGGTGCCGTTTGTTCTGCTGGTGGCCCTCTATCGCTCCTCTTCGCTCTGGCCCTCGCTCGGCTTCGCGCTCCTAACGCTCGGCTTTGTCTGTGCTGGCCCCCTGTTCTATGTGCTTCTGGCTATGCGCCTGGGGCTGGTGAGCGATCTTGACCTCACGCGCCGCCACGAGCGCTGGCATCCTTTCCTCGTCAGTCTGCTCTCCTATGGCCTGGGATTGCTCTTGCTCCTCCTGCTGCATGCGCCGCGGAGCCTGGAGCTGGCGCTTAGCCTGACCTTGCTGGTGGGGGGGCTCCTCCTGCTGATTACCCTCTGGTGGAAGATCAGCATCCATGCGGCAACGCTAGCCGGAGCGGCCACGGTCTTGACTGTCCTCTATGGCCTGGTTTTCCTGCCATCCTTCCTTCTGCTGGTGCTTGTCTGCTGGTCGCGGGTGGCTTTAGGGCGCCATACCCCTGCTCAGGTAATCAGCGGGGCCCTGCTCAGCATGGGTCTGGCTCTGGGCCTGCTCCTCCTGGTGGGCCTCTAA
- a CDS encoding glycosyltransferase family 4 protein produces MRVAIITENFLPKLDGVTRTLARLLSHLESSGHRALLLGPRCGMREYAGAEIVTTPGLPLPFYPELKFNFFRPLFVKKLQEFQPDVIHVVDPVVLGAVGVAVARLLRRPLVSSYHTNLAAYCRHFGFPWATGPMWRYNRFLHNHCSLTFCPSPSTARALRCQGFQRVRLWPRGVDSTLFRPERRRSALRAAWLGTTEEKADERCVLLYVGRISREKNLLLLANAYRQLDHRHCHLVVVGGGPAMTELRQALAGLPVTFTGYLTGEALAEAYASADVFAFPSATETFGQVVLEAMASGLPVVALQAEGVCDLVIPQEQGLLLDPTGLSPEAQAAAYRHLLARLIYERATRERMRSAALAQAARYSWYEAMESLLRGYEEVIRQREQTLLAA; encoded by the coding sequence ATGCGGGTCGCGATTATTACTGAGAATTTCTTGCCCAAGCTGGATGGGGTGACGCGCACGCTGGCGCGACTCCTCTCTCATCTGGAGAGCAGCGGCCACCGGGCGCTCTTGTTAGGCCCGCGCTGTGGAATGCGTGAGTATGCCGGGGCGGAGATTGTGACGACGCCTGGCCTGCCGTTGCCTTTCTACCCAGAACTCAAGTTCAACTTTTTCCGTCCTCTCTTTGTGAAGAAGCTCCAGGAGTTCCAGCCTGATGTCATCCATGTTGTCGATCCCGTCGTGCTGGGTGCCGTGGGGGTGGCCGTGGCCAGGCTGCTGCGGCGCCCCCTTGTCTCTTCCTACCATACCAATCTCGCCGCCTATTGTCGTCATTTTGGCTTTCCCTGGGCAACAGGCCCTATGTGGCGCTACAATCGCTTTCTGCACAATCACTGCTCTCTGACCTTCTGCCCGTCTCCTTCGACAGCCAGGGCGTTGCGCTGTCAGGGCTTTCAGCGTGTGCGGCTCTGGCCCCGCGGTGTGGACAGCACGCTCTTTCGACCTGAGCGTCGCCGCTCTGCCCTGCGTGCTGCCTGGCTGGGTACTACTGAGGAGAAGGCAGACGAGCGCTGTGTCTTGCTCTATGTAGGGCGCATCTCCCGAGAGAAGAATCTCCTGTTGTTGGCTAACGCTTATCGTCAGCTGGATCATCGTCACTGCCATCTGGTGGTGGTTGGTGGGGGGCCGGCCATGACGGAGCTGCGCCAGGCTCTGGCCGGGCTGCCGGTCACGTTTACCGGCTATCTCACTGGCGAGGCCCTGGCGGAGGCCTATGCTTCTGCCGATGTCTTTGCCTTCCCGTCGGCCACCGAGACCTTTGGCCAGGTGGTCCTTGAAGCGATGGCCTCCGGCCTGCCAGTGGTCGCGCTGCAGGCCGAAGGGGTCTGCGATCTGGTGATCCCGCAGGAACAGGGTCTGTTGCTGGACCCCACTGGTCTTAGCCCGGAGGCCCAGGCCGCCGCCTATCGGCATTTGCTCGCTCGTCTGATCTACGAGCGAGCAACACGGGAGCGTATGCGCTCCGCAGCGCTCGCTCAGGCTGCCAGATATAGCTGGTATGAGGCGATGGAGTCGCTGCTGCGTGGCTATGAGGAAGTGATTCGGCAGAGAGAGCAGACGCTGCTGGCGGCTTGA
- the atpG gene encoding ATP synthase F1 subunit gamma: MPSTREIRRRIRTVKNIAQITRTFQMIASSRMRRAQERVQRARPYAEQIRELVSRLATVAGEDLGSELALLRSRPVKRVGLIVISPNRGFCGALPSNINRKAASTALEIQEEVQRAEGQRPAVSFVAIGRKGRDFVVRTQQHLLAEFTQLSDNPSMNDASAVAQVAMDAFLSGEVDVVYLVYARFVSTTSQQPVAIQLLPVQPPRSEGSSERQRIDYIYEPDPGAIFEALLPRYVDVQVYLALLEARASEESARMVAMKNATDNANELVDDLTLAYNKARQASITTQILEVVAGAGEL; this comes from the coding sequence ATGCCATCAACCCGCGAGATTCGGCGGCGCATCAGGACGGTCAAGAATATTGCTCAGATTACGCGCACCTTCCAGATGATCGCCAGCAGCCGCATGCGGCGCGCGCAGGAGCGGGTCCAGCGGGCGCGCCCTTATGCGGAGCAGATTCGAGAGCTGGTGTCACGCCTGGCGACGGTGGCCGGCGAGGATCTGGGCAGTGAGCTGGCCTTGCTACGCAGCCGTCCGGTGAAGCGTGTCGGCCTCATTGTGATCTCGCCTAACCGCGGCTTCTGCGGCGCGCTGCCGAGCAATATTAACCGTAAAGCGGCTTCGACGGCGCTGGAGATTCAGGAAGAGGTGCAGCGGGCCGAGGGACAGCGTCCGGCTGTCTCATTCGTGGCTATTGGCCGCAAGGGGCGCGACTTCGTTGTGCGGACGCAGCAGCACTTGCTGGCCGAGTTTACACAGCTGAGTGATAACCCTTCGATGAACGATGCGTCGGCGGTGGCTCAGGTGGCAATGGATGCGTTCCTGAGCGGCGAGGTGGACGTCGTCTACCTGGTCTACGCCCGCTTTGTGAGCACGACCTCGCAGCAGCCGGTGGCGATCCAGCTGCTGCCGGTGCAGCCGCCGCGAAGTGAGGGGAGCAGCGAGCGTCAGCGCATTGACTATATCTACGAGCCGGACCCGGGGGCCATCTTCGAGGCTTTGCTGCCGCGCTATGTGGATGTCCAGGTCTATCTGGCCTTGCTTGAGGCGCGGGCAAGCGAGGAGTCGGCACGTATGGTGGCGATGAAGAACGCTACCGACAATGCCAACGAGCTGGTCGATGATTTGACGCTGGCCTACAACAAGGCCCGCCAGGCCAGCATTACGACGCAGATTCTTGAGGTGGTGGCCGGCGCAGGCGAGCTGTAG
- the atpB gene encoding F0F1 ATP synthase subunit A, with protein MLWKFPEVSLAPEVIWNPGGIFPITNTLLCTWITILALVAFFYFGTRNASLIPSGFQNFVEWIVEFVVNLVNGVVGSRKEKAARFFPWVASFFIFILVANLMDVLPGVDTIGTLKGEEVAHVGGNCAPVLGFLPSCQPLSLGPIHFLFGNISNLIIPWFRPPTTDLNLTVAMALLSVGATQFFGFYHLGAKEHLSKYFNFRALRKGPMGLIDVVVGLLEIISEAARIISFSFRLFGNIFAGSLVLAAFAFILPFVAAIIFIPFEIFVAVMQALIFSLLTLVFMEIGTTSHEAHEEHLVEEEQKVLQGEKAAA; from the coding sequence GTGCTCTGGAAATTTCCTGAGGTATCCCTGGCACCAGAGGTCATATGGAATCCAGGCGGTATCTTTCCGATAACCAATACGCTATTATGCACCTGGATTACCATTCTTGCTCTGGTTGCCTTTTTCTACTTTGGCACACGCAACGCTTCGCTGATCCCCTCGGGTTTTCAAAACTTCGTGGAGTGGATCGTCGAATTTGTGGTGAATCTGGTCAACGGTGTGGTTGGCTCGCGGAAGGAGAAAGCGGCGCGTTTCTTCCCGTGGGTCGCCTCCTTCTTCATCTTCATTCTGGTCGCCAACCTGATGGACGTGCTGCCGGGTGTTGACACCATTGGCACGCTCAAAGGAGAGGAGGTCGCCCATGTGGGAGGCAACTGCGCGCCGGTCCTGGGCTTCCTGCCTTCGTGTCAGCCGCTCTCGTTGGGGCCGATTCATTTCCTCTTTGGCAACATTTCGAACCTGATTATCCCCTGGTTCCGTCCGCCGACCACCGATCTTAACCTGACGGTGGCAATGGCCCTGCTTTCGGTGGGGGCAACCCAGTTCTTCGGCTTCTACCATCTGGGTGCCAAAGAGCACCTGTCAAAGTACTTCAATTTCCGAGCACTACGCAAAGGCCCAATGGGCCTTATCGATGTTGTTGTCGGGCTGCTGGAGATCATCTCCGAAGCCGCGCGTATCATTTCCTTCTCCTTCCGTCTCTTTGGCAACATCTTCGCTGGTAGCCTTGTGCTGGCTGCGTTTGCCTTCATCCTGCCATTCGTCGCCGCGATCATCTTCATTCCCTTTGAGATCTTCGTCGCGGTGATGCAGGCCCTGATCTTCTCCCTGCTGACGCTGGTCTTCATGGAGATCGGCACCACCAGTCACGAGGCTCACGAGGAGCATCTTGTCGAAGAGGAGCAGAAGGTACTACAAGGGGAGAAGGCCGCCGCGTAG
- a CDS encoding DUF3090 family protein, translated as MSRDLGLVELLGADAVGPPGQRRFRLFARSESGSAMMWMEKMQLNELGLAIDRLLTQVTQGKVLHVEAQARQEGAEEEAAPPGIPADFPLIPDEEFQVAQLKLSYDFRRELIILMAVPLEIIMEADQEPHGRVREDRAVTFSFTHAQAEALTKMITRVVSAGRPVCPFCHMPLDGGPHMCEKQNGHRQIIQLLEEEDDDDDGEDEEEEEGD; from the coding sequence ATGAGCAGAGATTTAGGTCTGGTGGAACTACTGGGCGCGGATGCCGTTGGCCCACCGGGGCAGCGTCGCTTTCGTCTGTTTGCGCGCAGCGAAAGTGGCTCTGCTATGATGTGGATGGAAAAGATGCAGCTTAACGAGCTGGGGCTGGCCATTGATCGCCTGCTGACCCAAGTGACGCAAGGTAAGGTCCTGCATGTTGAGGCACAAGCCCGGCAGGAAGGTGCGGAAGAAGAAGCGGCACCACCGGGTATACCTGCTGATTTCCCGCTGATCCCCGACGAGGAGTTTCAGGTAGCGCAGTTGAAGCTCAGCTACGACTTCCGTCGAGAGCTGATCATTCTCATGGCAGTTCCCCTGGAGATCATCATGGAGGCAGATCAGGAGCCGCACGGGCGCGTCCGCGAGGATCGAGCGGTCACTTTTTCTTTCACTCATGCTCAGGCAGAGGCCCTGACCAAGATGATCACGCGCGTCGTCTCCGCGGGGCGTCCCGTTTGTCCTTTCTGCCATATGCCCCTGGATGGGGGGCCACACATGTGCGAGAAGCAGAACGGGCATCGTCAGATTATCCAATTGTTGGAAGAAGAAGATGATGACGATGATGGTGAAGACGAAGAAGAAGAAGAGGGCGACTAG
- the atpA gene encoding F0F1 ATP synthase subunit alpha: MASWADEISAIIERNIVGFDQSQPATASVGTVIAVQDGIARVYGLQDVKYLELVDFPRTGLKGMAFNLEEETVGIIILGDYTELREDDEVRTTGQVISVPVGDALIGRVVNALGEPIDDKGPIITNKRRPIERVAPGVITRRSVNTPVQTGIKAIDAMIPIGRGQRELIIGDRQTGKTAIAIDTIINQKGKDLICIYVAIGQKNSSVARTIATLEKYGAMEHTIVVVAGAADPAPMKYIAPYAGCAIGEEFMESGRDALIVYDDLTKHAEAYRNISLIIRRPPGREAYPGDVFYLHSRLLERAARLNEDYGGGSLTALPIIETKANDISAYIPTNVISITDGQIFLETDLFNAGIRPAINVGISVSRVGSSAQTRAMRQVAGSLRLDLAQFRELAAFAQFASDLDKATRARIERGQRLTEILKQKQYQPLEVEKQVMIIYAATQGYLDDVPLELIQEWEAAFHRYMEANHPEIGQEIIEKSVKQRNNMSDDLLARLRAAIEEFKKTAAPQPQKAQAAAAS, from the coding sequence ATGGCATCGTGGGCAGATGAAATCAGTGCCATCATCGAACGCAATATTGTTGGCTTCGATCAAAGCCAGCCTGCCACGGCCAGCGTCGGGACCGTGATCGCCGTCCAGGACGGCATCGCCCGCGTTTATGGCTTGCAGGATGTGAAATATCTGGAGCTGGTGGATTTCCCCCGCACCGGGCTGAAGGGGATGGCCTTCAACCTGGAGGAGGAAACGGTCGGTATCATCATCCTCGGCGACTATACTGAGCTGCGCGAGGACGATGAGGTGCGCACGACCGGTCAGGTGATTTCGGTCCCCGTCGGCGACGCTCTGATTGGGCGCGTGGTCAATGCCCTCGGCGAGCCAATCGACGATAAGGGGCCAATCATTACCAATAAGCGGCGCCCGATCGAGCGCGTGGCTCCCGGTGTGATTACGCGCCGCTCGGTGAATACACCGGTGCAGACCGGTATTAAGGCGATCGACGCGATGATCCCTATCGGTCGCGGTCAGCGCGAGTTGATCATCGGCGACCGCCAGACTGGTAAGACGGCCATCGCTATCGATACGATTATTAACCAGAAGGGCAAAGATCTGATCTGCATCTATGTGGCCATCGGCCAGAAGAACTCTTCGGTGGCGCGCACGATTGCGACGCTGGAGAAGTACGGGGCGATGGAGCATACGATCGTGGTGGTGGCCGGCGCGGCTGATCCGGCTCCGATGAAGTATATCGCGCCTTACGCCGGCTGCGCGATCGGCGAGGAGTTTATGGAGTCGGGCCGCGATGCTTTGATCGTCTACGATGATTTGACCAAGCATGCCGAGGCCTACCGCAACATTTCGCTGATTATCCGCCGCCCGCCGGGCCGCGAGGCCTACCCCGGTGATGTCTTCTACCTGCATTCGCGCCTGCTGGAGCGCGCGGCTCGCCTGAATGAGGACTACGGCGGCGGCTCCTTGACCGCTCTGCCGATCATTGAGACGAAGGCTAACGATATCTCGGCTTACATTCCGACCAACGTCATTTCGATCACCGACGGCCAGATCTTCCTGGAGACCGATCTGTTCAACGCCGGTATCCGCCCGGCGATCAACGTCGGTATCTCGGTCTCCCGCGTGGGAAGTAGCGCTCAGACACGCGCTATGCGCCAGGTGGCTGGCTCGCTGCGCCTGGATCTGGCTCAGTTCCGCGAGCTGGCAGCCTTCGCGCAGTTCGCTTCCGACCTCGATAAGGCAACACGCGCCCGCATTGAGCGCGGCCAGCGCCTGACGGAGATCCTCAAGCAGAAACAGTACCAGCCGCTTGAGGTGGAGAAGCAGGTGATGATCATCTATGCCGCTACACAGGGCTACCTCGACGATGTGCCGCTGGAGCTGATCCAGGAGTGGGAGGCGGCTTTCCATCGCTATATGGAGGCAAACCACCCCGAGATCGGTCAGGAGATCATCGAGAAGTCGGTGAAGCAGCGTAACAATATGTCCGACGATCTGCTGGCACGTCTGCGAGCCGCTATTGAGGAGTTCAAGAAGACCGCCGCACCGCAGCCGCAGAAGGCTCAAGCAGCAGCAGCTAGCTAG